Proteins encoded within one genomic window of Humulus lupulus chromosome 1, drHumLupu1.1, whole genome shotgun sequence:
- the LOC133832899 gene encoding uncharacterized protein LOC133832899: MAASKSNLHIRSNSLPSKLHPVIEECNDHLMRLGAAHAISSSSSIAQQLSGLEDLHLCVERMLELPLTQHAFSQGRQEKWVDELVDGSLRLLDMCSAGKDAVLHTKECARDIQSTMRRKVSLESEIKKYSASRKVVKKAIQKALGGLKVVESKCTFSPTNKDSEITAFVGVFREVEAVTLATFESLLSFISGPKTHSKLNGWSLVSKLMQSKRVGCDDDVVNEFAKVDAVLLNNETNKGDQAMVDLKNLEMCVQNFEQMLESLFRRLIKTRVSLLNILNN, encoded by the coding sequence atggctgCCTCAAAATCAAACTTACATATTCGCTCAAACAGTTTGCCTTCCAAATTACATCCAGTCATTGAAGAGTGCAATGACCATTTGATGAGATTAGGGGCAGCTCATGcaatttcatcatcatcttccatTGCCCAACAACTCAGTGGTCTTGAGGATTTGCACCTTTGTGTTGAGAGGATGCTTGAGTTACCCCTAACTCAACATGCCTTTTCCCAAGGCCGCCAAGAGAAATGGGTTGATGAATTAGTGGATGGATCTCTTAGGCTCTTGGACATGTGCAGTGCAGGCAAGGATGCTGTTTTGCACACAAAGGAATGTGCACGAGACATTCAATCAACCATGCGTAGAAAAGTTAGTCTTGAGAGTGAGATTAAGAAATACTCAGCCTCAAGGAAAGTTGTGAAAAAGGCAATCCAAAAGGCCTTGGGGGGTTTGAAAGTTGTTGAATCGAAATGCACATTCTCTCCTACAAACAAGGATAGTGAAATTACAGCTTTTGTTGGTGTTTTTAGAGAGGTGGAAGCTGTTACTCTTGCAACGTTTGAATCTTTGTTGTCCTTTATCTCTGGTCCAAAAACACATTCTAAGCTTAATGGATGGTCTCTAGTTTCCAAGCTTATGCAAAGCAAACGAGTTGGGTGTGACGATGACGTTGTAAATGAATTTGCAAAGGTGGACGCTGTCCTCTTGAATAACGAGACAAACAAAGGTGACCAAGCCATGGTGGATCTGAAAAATCTCGAAATGTGTGTTCAAAACTTTGAACAAATGCTAGAATCCTTGTTCAGGCGTTTAATCAAAACAAGAGTTTCCCTTCTCAACATTCTCAACAACTAG